In Rhodopirellula bahusiensis, the following proteins share a genomic window:
- a CDS encoding contact-dependent growth inhibition system immunity protein codes for MSQTLDKTLTELEGNDWGDPTFDSHLVATVHPLRHKPIGHFTIEDLRITIGQSVGLPHLMPIAVARLESKPLAEGDFFPGDLLRNVLSLDDTFWDSHDDLLTRMLPVATSARDTTDNDAIRGKCLAFIVRWTA; via the coding sequence GTGAGCCAAACACTCGACAAGACGCTCACCGAACTCGAGGGCAACGACTGGGGTGACCCAACGTTTGACTCTCACCTCGTTGCCACCGTCCATCCGCTGCGACACAAACCCATTGGTCACTTCACCATCGAGGACTTACGCATCACGATTGGTCAATCTGTTGGTCTGCCGCACCTAATGCCGATTGCCGTCGCGAGACTTGAATCGAAACCGCTCGCTGAGGGCGACTTTTTTCCCGGCGATCTCTTACGCAATGTCCTCTCGCTCGATGACACATTCTGGGATTCTCACGACGACCTGCTGACCCGGATGCTGCCTGTGGCTACGTCTGCTCGCGACACAACCGACAATGACGCAATTCGGGGCAAATGCCTTGCGTTCATTGTCCGATGGACAGCGTAG